DNA sequence from the Malus domestica chromosome 06, GDT2T_hap1 genome:
ATGGATACTCGTTATAACCGCGAGTAATACCCatgcccatttaaatttcatagaTAAACGgttgggtataaccgtttgttcgtctaaacggttatccataaccataaccaaggaagaaaatatcggtaatatcggaaatatcggtagtccgaaaacacggaaatatcgatggaaatatcgatggaaatatcggtaaaatatcgatatcgataaaaattacatggaaaccacgaaaattgtaagaaaaacttggaaatttttattgaaactttgcaggatgtttatttagtcaattatctattagtttatcacaaaaaattggaaggaaatgcattgcatgatggatttaacattatcaagttgattatatagcgagctgacaaacattgtgagtgtagaaaatatgtagtaattaatgaaagaagtctaaacacaccataatcatttatatataatgaattagtacaatattttacactttagtaccacatagagtttctatgaggttcaaaattttcactatcttcatcatctctacgtgtagaatgagtgtattgtgaagagtagttatcaaatgataaatccccaaaatggttttgcatgtaattgttaacatgccacccatatggatccgagattggttgaggttgtccataagaaaaatcatttgaagattgagtctgggattgtttccatgagtcgctcgattccatcccaacatgggaatgggatatgaagggtagggaaatggttggttatgagtataaccatagttactacttcccaatccaacagagtctgaagttctagataacgagtcatcttcttgacttgacaaaatccccttgcctctttctctgcgagtatagtccttccctatggcaccaattcctggtcctgcccgcctactgccatggccatcatcctgtgttgcatgcatgaagtttgcctcaccagtgaaggggctcatatatccgggaggtggtggtccataatagtttccatatccaccaccactacctccagctccactatgtccttcatcattcccacctccggtggtaggtgagtctcctgatcttgtactagagctatcattagtatcagcacgatgttgtggttgtgtaggattggaagaaggtggaattccagtgtttcttggtcttgggcgcaaaagttcttccaaagagtcagtGCTGCTAGATctcacctcctcctctaatactctttctacatttatcccttcattacgtgcttcttcagcaactttgggagctgggttgccttcatcatcatctaaatgaagaggtctaatccattgaaaaagttggttaccctctgtatcatcatcttcaccaacaatatcaaacacatctagtgggtccccacggtcgacatgatctatttctgcttcattatctcgaatttgaagcttcatgttgtagtagcaataaactaatttttccaagctactatgagccaacttatttctttgctttgtgtgtatgagtgcaaatgtgctccaatttctttcacaagcagatgaggaagctgtttgtgataatactttgattgctaactttctcacagttggtgcatcggtcccatacatgatccaccattcagctacaatgaaaaacaatgttgataagcctaataactccaacaaattctattataaacttatagtgaaatatgtttatactcactaggagacatatttgttcgagcagcaactgatgttggttctccaaaagttcttcttgcatctttaaaccatgttagctgaattcaataaatcgtgttagtttaatccaacaaagtaattattataatttaagtaattgtctacctcatttccaaattggccaactgctggtgatgcagggtctaatttagagtatacattatgtacaacacgtataaggttaccatcatctccaacaccgggtctgtattggtatcggggattcaaataatatgttgttcaaagaaacacatactctaataagagaaataatacttatgcaactaaagaaacgaattgcaaattatgacataatttatacctgctgcatgcaaatcgtggtataatgttttataccatcagtcttcaattatctttatgacccaccttgcaccatgttttctttccaattcatccttcactacacgcatcaactcatatactgcccccatagtaggatacacctctgtgtcaacgatccgtaaaactttgtaaagaggttcaaacacttggcacacatgttctgattgagtccaaaaagcatgatcaagcactatactttccaccatacgacctgtatttgagcagctcaaattgtggttggcccaatcgtcactagtgaatagttgcttcaaccctgctttcttcttgagtatgctgtctaatgcaatatagttggtggcgaatcgagtggtagctgg
Encoded proteins:
- the LOC139197151 gene encoding uncharacterized protein, with amino-acid sequence MQQLTWFKDARRTFGEPTSVAARTNMSPTEWWIMYGTDAPTVRKLAIKVLSQTASSSACERNWSTFALIHTKQRNKLAHSSLEKLVYCYYNMKLQIRDNEAEIDHVDRGDPLDVFDIVGEDDDTEGNQLFQWIRPLHLDDDEGNPAPKVAEEARNEGINVERVLEEEVRSSSTDSLEELLRPRPRNTGIPPSSNPTQPQHRADTNDSSSTRSGDSPTTGGGNDEGHSGAGGSGGGYGNYYGPPPPGYMSPFTGEANFMHATQDDGHGSRRAGPGIGAIGKDYTRRERGKGILSSQEDDSLSRTSDSVGLGSSNYGYTHNQPFPYPSYPIPMLGWNRATHGNNPRLNLQMIFLMDNLNQSRIHMGGMLTITCKTILGIYHLITTLHNTLILHVEMMKIVKILNLIETLCGTKV